A part of Paraburkholderia azotifigens genomic DNA contains:
- the sctT gene encoding type III secretion system export apparatus subunit SctT — translation MLDQAQQFSDIAGSAKPLLYVMPRLLPVMLIVPVFNEEIVTGLVRNGIAVVIAAFVAPVIDPAQIVDLPFLVWCLIAAKEALVGVLLAGAMSAVLFAIQGVGYLIDFQTGSGNASFFDPMGGHEGGPTSGFLNFVALALFVTAGGLQMIVQVFAQSYAWWPIGALLPNLSQVLSTFIVQQTDAVFVWMVKLAAPVVIVLVLVEAGIGLVGRAVPQLNVFTFSQPVKSTLAMLMMVLFLPVVYASLHGMLNPDGGMVALLRSLLQVAR, via the coding sequence ATGCTAGACCAGGCGCAACAGTTCTCCGATATCGCGGGCAGCGCGAAGCCGCTGCTGTATGTAATGCCGCGTCTTCTGCCCGTGATGCTGATCGTCCCCGTCTTCAACGAGGAGATCGTCACGGGCCTCGTGCGCAACGGCATCGCCGTCGTGATCGCGGCGTTCGTCGCGCCCGTGATCGATCCGGCGCAGATCGTCGATCTGCCGTTTCTCGTCTGGTGTCTGATCGCCGCGAAAGAAGCGCTCGTCGGCGTGCTGCTCGCGGGCGCGATGAGCGCGGTGCTGTTCGCGATCCAGGGCGTCGGTTATCTGATCGACTTTCAGACGGGCAGCGGCAACGCGTCGTTCTTCGATCCGATGGGCGGGCACGAAGGCGGCCCGACGTCGGGCTTTCTCAACTTCGTCGCGCTCGCGCTGTTCGTGACGGCGGGCGGTTTGCAGATGATCGTGCAGGTGTTCGCGCAGTCGTATGCGTGGTGGCCGATCGGCGCGCTGCTGCCGAATCTGTCGCAAGTGCTGTCGACTTTCATCGTGCAGCAGACGGACGCCGTGTTCGTCTGGATGGTGAAGCTCGCGGCGCCTGTCGTGATCGTGCTGGTGCTCGTCGAGGCGGGCATCGGTCTTGTCGGGCGCGCGGTGCCGCAGCTCAACGTGTTCACGTTCTCGCAGCCGGTCAAGAGCACGCTCGCAATGCTGATGATGGTGCTGTTCCTGCCCGTCGTGTATGCGTCGCTGCACGGCATGCTGAATCCCGACGGCGGCATGGTGGCGTTGCTGCGCTCGCTGTTGCAGGTCGCGCGCTGA
- the sctS gene encoding type III secretion system export apparatus subunit SctS: protein MTSSTILDLTQQALVLVLLLSLPIVLTAAVVGLAVAILQAVTQVQDSNIGIAVRLIAVMVALVVLSGWLGGEVLRFAQQALTRLFVSSTGVL, encoded by the coding sequence ATGACCAGTTCGACGATCCTCGATCTGACGCAGCAGGCGCTCGTGCTGGTGCTGCTGCTGTCGCTGCCCATCGTGCTGACCGCGGCGGTAGTCGGTCTTGCGGTGGCGATCCTGCAGGCGGTGACGCAGGTGCAGGACTCGAACATCGGCATCGCCGTGCGGCTGATTGCCGTGATGGTCGCGCTGGTGGTGTTGTCCGGATGGCTGGGTGGCGAGGTGCTGCGTTTCGCGCAGCAGGCGCTGACGCGTTTGTTCGTTTCTTCCACGGGTGTTCTCTGA
- a CDS encoding SctK family type III secretion system sorting platform protein, with amino-acid sequence MTANLPWTHALAPPAPPQHVAFYRMVCEFVLRPDTYLHVTRVPVDWPPAYQHFSRFGEAGRRLIARHLLDAYGVAQTAQADFAAATPLARLALLPGAALEQLASYAGLLLHRAWLRDALQQRRVRAEVVGKLGADALELALERAPEFGALGETLEPWRDDPAALPAVIRARGGRLLADFIGAAGAAVERRATLKFNLAIDSEAPYLLNHAQRDQFGELLFLYLIPERFAAWDWLF; translated from the coding sequence ATGACGGCGAACCTGCCCTGGACGCATGCGCTCGCGCCGCCCGCGCCGCCGCAGCATGTCGCGTTCTACCGGATGGTGTGCGAGTTCGTGTTGCGCCCCGACACCTATCTGCACGTGACGCGCGTGCCCGTCGACTGGCCGCCCGCGTACCAGCATTTCTCGCGCTTCGGCGAAGCGGGACGTCGGCTGATCGCGCGTCATCTGCTGGATGCGTACGGCGTGGCGCAGACGGCTCAGGCCGATTTCGCCGCGGCGACGCCGCTCGCGCGGCTCGCGTTGCTGCCGGGCGCCGCGCTCGAACAGCTGGCGTCATATGCCGGTCTGCTGCTGCATCGCGCGTGGTTGCGCGACGCGTTGCAGCAGCGGCGCGTGCGGGCGGAAGTGGTCGGCAAGCTGGGCGCCGATGCGCTCGAACTGGCGCTCGAACGCGCGCCCGAGTTCGGCGCGCTCGGCGAGACGCTCGAGCCGTGGCGCGACGATCCCGCCGCGCTGCCCGCCGTCATCCGCGCACGCGGCGGGCGTCTGCTGGCCGATTTCATCGGCGCGGCGGGCGCCGCCGTCGAACGGCGCGCCACGCTCAAGTTCAATCTCGCGATCGACAGCGAAGCGCCGTATCTGCTCAACCACGCGCAGCGCGACCAGTTCGGCGAGCTGCTGTTTCTGTATCTGATCCCCGAGAGGTTCGCGGCATGGGACTGGCTTTTCTGA
- the sctD gene encoding type III secretion system inner membrane ring subunit SctD: protein MPTTTLDPHAALPNAAGAPNASSQDAVASPWNLCFLSGPMYGRTMSLARGANWVGTAADCEVILPDREIAAKQLCLQVGALAVTVQNFGESKAPVLFNDEPLGAGRRSLTPADVVTVGSIRLGIARNALSSVAVPAESDQPQAGRDAAWLGWLADAGRRVGSRRFVIVLAALWIGVALGALGYGLVAWSGGLPWQHESALARVHRLQQALRPYPELNVAPREDGALVSGYVKDAAEREKVAQIVASVDNAALGNIYVVSDLLATAQTYFSDTPLNVSYEGRGRIELTGSAPRAQIAQRIQNYMKDARPALEVVDHVRYDDPRPPMRAGMLGGTAGIPEIVTVFAGDGDQRYIEAVDGSRYFEGARMKQGPTVVSIGSDEVVFDVDGRRVTMPLGGKAAGTPVGASAAEAASAVTSGAAAGVAMPVSGTAAYQEAGSGAHATQP from the coding sequence ATGCCTACGACCACCCTTGATCCGCATGCGGCGCTGCCGAACGCAGCGGGCGCACCGAACGCCTCGTCGCAGGACGCCGTCGCGTCGCCGTGGAACCTGTGTTTTCTCAGCGGCCCGATGTACGGACGCACGATGTCGCTTGCGCGCGGCGCGAACTGGGTCGGCACGGCGGCCGACTGCGAAGTCATCTTGCCCGACCGCGAGATCGCGGCGAAGCAGTTGTGCCTGCAGGTCGGCGCGCTGGCGGTGACGGTGCAGAACTTCGGCGAGAGCAAGGCGCCCGTGCTGTTCAACGACGAACCGCTCGGCGCGGGCCGCCGTTCGCTGACGCCCGCCGATGTCGTCACGGTCGGCTCGATCCGCCTCGGCATCGCGCGCAATGCGCTCTCGAGCGTGGCCGTGCCCGCCGAAAGCGACCAGCCGCAAGCGGGCCGCGACGCCGCGTGGCTCGGCTGGCTCGCGGATGCGGGACGGCGCGTCGGCAGCCGGCGCTTCGTGATCGTGCTCGCGGCGCTGTGGATCGGCGTCGCGCTGGGCGCGCTCGGCTATGGGCTCGTCGCGTGGTCGGGCGGCTTGCCGTGGCAGCATGAATCGGCGCTGGCGCGCGTGCATCGGCTGCAACAGGCGCTGCGTCCGTATCCCGAACTGAACGTCGCGCCGCGCGAGGACGGTGCGCTCGTCAGCGGTTATGTGAAAGACGCAGCCGAGCGCGAGAAGGTTGCGCAGATCGTCGCGAGCGTCGATAACGCGGCGCTCGGCAACATTTATGTCGTCAGCGATCTGCTTGCCACCGCGCAAACCTATTTCAGCGATACGCCGCTGAACGTGAGCTACGAAGGGCGCGGCCGGATCGAACTGACGGGCAGCGCGCCGCGCGCGCAGATCGCGCAGCGCATCCAGAACTACATGAAGGATGCGCGGCCCGCGCTCGAAGTCGTCGATCACGTGCGCTACGACGATCCGCGCCCGCCGATGCGCGCGGGCATGCTCGGCGGCACGGCGGGCATTCCCGAGATCGTCACGGTGTTCGCGGGCGACGGCGATCAGCGCTATATCGAGGCCGTCGACGGCAGCCGCTATTTCGAAGGCGCAAGGATGAAGCAGGGGCCGACGGTCGTATCGATCGGCTCTGACGAAGTCGTGTTCGATGTGGATGGACGGCGCGTGACGATGCCGCTCGGCGGCAAGGCAGCCGGGACGCCAGTGGGCGCTTCGGCGGCGGAAGCTGCATCGGCCGTGACGAGCGGCGCGGCGGCGGGTGTGGCGATGCCGGTATCGGGCACAGCGGCTTATCAGGAAGCCGGATCGGGAGCACACGCAACACAGCCATGA
- a CDS encoding FliI/YscN family ATPase, with translation MNTPSRETDIGDDALPFDGGRLVGDLDAGLAFFSPVSVQGRVNHAVGQILNATGIRARLGEICELHTPDQPVRLAEVVGFSRQTTLLTPLGDVEGLSPETTVVPSGRAHMFAVGPALFGRVLDGLGAPLDGHGPVTGGAWVSTQQLPPNPLARRMIDTPFVTGVRVIDGLMTLGEGQRVGIFAPSGVGKSTLLGMIARGAQADVNVIALVGERGREVREFIEHALSPEVRARSILVVSTSDRPAMERVKSALVATAIAEHFRDAGQRVLLLVDSLTRFARAQREVGLASGEPPTRRSFPPSTFAVLPRLLERAGQGERSSITALYTVLVEGDEESDPIAEEVRSILDGHIVLSRKIALANRYPAIDVLASLSRVMPLVTDAAHQRAAGRARELLAKYQEIELLVQIGEYREGSDRLGDLALRARDALAAFCAQASTDNAPYEPTLARLAQLADAHV, from the coding sequence ATGAACACGCCGTCACGCGAAACGGATATCGGCGACGACGCGTTGCCGTTCGACGGCGGCCGTCTCGTCGGCGATCTCGATGCGGGGCTCGCGTTCTTTTCGCCCGTGTCGGTGCAAGGGCGCGTGAATCACGCGGTCGGGCAGATTCTCAATGCGACGGGCATCCGCGCGCGGCTCGGCGAAATCTGCGAGCTGCACACGCCCGATCAGCCCGTGCGTCTTGCCGAAGTGGTCGGCTTCTCGCGGCAGACGACCTTGCTCACGCCGCTCGGCGACGTCGAAGGCCTGTCGCCGGAAACGACGGTTGTGCCGTCCGGGCGCGCGCATATGTTCGCGGTCGGGCCCGCGCTGTTCGGACGCGTGCTGGACGGTCTTGGCGCGCCGCTCGACGGCCACGGCCCCGTGACGGGCGGCGCGTGGGTCTCGACGCAGCAGCTGCCGCCCAATCCGCTCGCGCGCCGCATGATCGATACGCCGTTCGTGACGGGCGTGCGCGTGATCGACGGCCTGATGACGCTCGGCGAAGGGCAGCGTGTCGGCATCTTCGCGCCTTCGGGCGTCGGCAAGAGCACCTTGCTCGGCATGATCGCGCGCGGCGCGCAGGCCGACGTGAACGTGATCGCGCTGGTCGGCGAGCGCGGGCGCGAGGTGCGCGAGTTCATCGAACATGCGCTGTCGCCCGAAGTGCGCGCGCGCTCGATTCTCGTCGTCTCGACATCCGACCGTCCCGCGATGGAGCGCGTGAAGTCGGCGCTCGTCGCGACCGCGATCGCCGAGCATTTCCGCGACGCCGGGCAGCGCGTGCTGCTGCTGGTCGATTCGCTGACGCGCTTTGCCCGCGCGCAGCGCGAAGTCGGTCTCGCGAGCGGCGAGCCGCCCACGCGCCGCAGCTTTCCGCCGTCGACGTTCGCGGTGCTGCCGCGTCTGCTGGAGCGCGCGGGGCAGGGCGAGCGCAGCTCGATTACGGCGCTCTATACGGTGCTGGTCGAAGGCGACGAAGAGTCGGACCCGATCGCCGAAGAAGTGCGCTCGATTCTCGACGGTCATATCGTGCTGTCGCGCAAGATCGCGCTGGCGAACCGCTATCCCGCGATCGACGTGCTCGCCAGTCTGTCGCGCGTGATGCCGCTCGTGACGGACGCGGCGCATCAGCGCGCGGCGGGGCGCGCACGCGAACTGCTGGCGAAGTATCAGGAGATCGAACTGCTGGTGCAGATCGGCGAGTATCGCGAAGGCAGCGACCGGCTCGGCGATCTCGCGCTGCGCGCCCGCGATGCGCTCGCGGCGTTCTGCGCGCAGGCCTCCACCGACAACGCGCCATATGAGCCGACGCTCGCGCGTCTCGCGCAACTGGCGGACGCCCATGTCTGA
- the sctJ gene encoding type III secretion system inner membrane ring lipoprotein SctJ, with the protein MTASLNGPDVQASDARPRLKAFARAAAAGALVLLLAGCQKEVYSGLTEAEANQMVAVLGDAGIAASKDNDARDASDRQAWLVEVADDDMQSALTVLHANGLPKPHFASVGELFQKQGLVSTPAEERMRYLYGVSQDLTHTLQDIEGVVVARVQVVIPENDPLADKIKPSSAAVYIRYKPGVDLRAMAPMVKDLVAHSIEGLQYDNVSLFLQPAAAKSAPVNGIGNALTDIVRLRSPLGWLVGALILLTLAVIALSAARRGMFGGRFAGLLGGGARSEGAANARGVRVAESARDSA; encoded by the coding sequence ATGACAGCTTCACTCAACGGCCCGGACGTGCAGGCGTCTGACGCGAGGCCGCGCCTGAAGGCCTTCGCACGCGCGGCGGCGGCGGGCGCGCTCGTGCTGCTGCTTGCCGGTTGCCAGAAGGAAGTGTATTCGGGCCTCACGGAAGCGGAAGCGAACCAGATGGTCGCCGTGCTGGGCGACGCGGGTATCGCCGCGTCGAAAGACAACGATGCGCGCGATGCCTCCGACCGCCAGGCGTGGCTCGTCGAAGTCGCCGACGACGACATGCAGTCCGCGCTGACCGTGCTGCACGCAAACGGTTTGCCGAAGCCGCATTTCGCGAGCGTCGGCGAACTGTTCCAGAAGCAGGGGCTGGTGTCGACGCCCGCCGAGGAACGCATGCGCTATCTGTACGGCGTGTCGCAGGATCTGACGCATACGCTGCAGGATATCGAGGGCGTGGTGGTCGCGCGCGTGCAGGTTGTGATTCCCGAGAACGATCCGCTCGCCGACAAGATCAAGCCTTCGTCGGCGGCCGTGTATATCCGCTACAAGCCGGGCGTCGATCTGCGCGCGATGGCGCCGATGGTGAAGGATCTCGTCGCGCATAGTATCGAAGGCCTGCAGTACGACAATGTCTCGCTGTTCCTGCAGCCGGCGGCGGCGAAGTCCGCGCCCGTCAACGGCATCGGCAATGCGCTGACGGACATCGTGCGGCTGCGCTCGCCGCTCGGCTGGCTGGTCGGCGCGCTGATTCTGCTGACGCTCGCGGTGATCGCGTTGTCCGCCGCGCGGCGCGGCATGTTCGGCGGACGGTTCGCGGGTCTGCTGGGCGGCGGCGCGCGCAGCGAAGGGGCCGCGAATGCGCGCGGCGTGCGCGTGGCCGAGAGCGCGCGCGACAGTGCGTAG
- a CDS encoding EscU/YscU/HrcU family type III secretion system export apparatus switch protein yields the protein MAEKSQQPTAKRLREAREKGEVAKSAETISTAMFVGVCIALASGLAQIDARVQGLFRLVFDAVGAADPGARIASLVGEASHTLLLPTLGFVGIGLAAGLLAGFVQVGGIMAWSRLVPSLSRINPAEGLKNLWSLRNLINLVKMLVKTALLVATLGWLIRASLDPAVQAGFTRPLSILALIAHLLLLLFGWAALVFIVMALIDIVHQRHEFNQKMKMSVEEVRREHKETEGDPHIQGRRKQIALEMRMASLNDRIGYASAVVYSPRVAVALFYGGPGTLPWVLARGEGEVAERIVKLAQASLRPTLANTGLAESLYEATPENGTIGQHHFEEVARLLKWAKGAG from the coding sequence ATGGCGGAAAAGAGCCAGCAGCCGACCGCGAAACGCCTGCGCGAAGCACGCGAGAAAGGCGAGGTCGCGAAGAGCGCGGAAACCATTTCGACGGCGATGTTCGTCGGCGTGTGCATTGCGCTCGCCAGCGGCCTCGCGCAGATCGACGCGCGCGTGCAGGGACTGTTCCGCCTCGTGTTCGACGCCGTCGGCGCAGCCGATCCCGGTGCGCGCATCGCGTCGCTGGTCGGCGAAGCGTCGCACACGTTGCTGTTGCCGACGCTCGGTTTCGTGGGCATCGGCCTTGCGGCAGGGTTGCTCGCGGGTTTCGTGCAGGTGGGCGGCATCATGGCGTGGAGCCGGCTCGTGCCGTCGCTGTCGCGCATCAATCCCGCCGAAGGGCTGAAGAACCTCTGGTCGCTGCGCAATCTGATCAATCTCGTGAAGATGCTGGTCAAGACGGCGCTGCTCGTCGCGACGCTTGGCTGGCTGATCCGCGCGTCGCTCGATCCCGCGGTGCAGGCTGGCTTCACGCGGCCGCTGTCGATACTCGCGCTGATCGCACATCTGCTGCTGTTGCTGTTCGGCTGGGCCGCGCTCGTGTTCATCGTGATGGCGCTGATCGATATCGTGCATCAGCGGCACGAGTTCAACCAGAAGATGAAGATGTCGGTCGAGGAGGTGCGGCGCGAGCACAAGGAGACGGAGGGCGATCCGCATATCCAGGGGCGGCGCAAGCAGATCGCGCTGGAAATGCGCATGGCGTCGCTGAACGACAGGATCGGTTATGCGTCGGCGGTCGTGTATTCGCCGCGTGTGGCTGTCGCACTGTTCTACGGCGGTCCCGGCACGCTGCCGTGGGTGCTCGCGCGCGGCGAAGGCGAAGTCGCCGAGCGCATCGTGAAGCTCGCGCAGGCGAGCTTGCGGCCGACGCTCGCCAATACGGGCCTTGCCGAATCGCTCTACGAAGCGACGCCCGAGAACGGCACGATCGGCCAGCATCACTTCGAGGAAGTGGCGCGGCTGCTTAAGTGGGCGAAAGGCGCCGGCTGA
- the sctL gene encoding type III secretion system stator protein SctL codes for MGLAFLITSDNLQLLSERKVLKEREYAALLDASAVIATAREEAQRIVEAAQREFDARRDAGYEEGLRRAQQEHAAQAYSQALAAAKTMESMKDAMAEIVVKAVRAIVGETNTQRLYEAALARILPLVRDEPFLIVHVAPGRREEMDAALAGAAAQPVRSRIRIVEDAQVAAQACTVETPSGRIDASLDLQIDALRQAIRREPLKGAAR; via the coding sequence ATGGGACTGGCTTTTCTGATCACGAGCGACAACCTGCAATTGCTCTCCGAGCGCAAGGTGCTGAAGGAGCGCGAATACGCGGCGCTGCTCGACGCATCGGCCGTGATCGCGACGGCGCGCGAGGAAGCGCAGCGCATCGTCGAAGCGGCGCAGCGCGAGTTCGATGCGCGCCGCGACGCGGGCTATGAAGAAGGCTTGCGCCGCGCGCAGCAGGAGCACGCGGCGCAGGCGTACAGCCAGGCGCTCGCGGCGGCGAAGACAATGGAATCGATGAAGGACGCGATGGCCGAGATCGTCGTGAAGGCGGTGCGCGCGATCGTCGGCGAGACGAATACGCAGCGGCTCTATGAAGCGGCCCTCGCGCGCATCCTGCCGCTCGTGAGGGACGAGCCGTTCCTGATCGTGCATGTCGCGCCGGGCCGGCGCGAAGAAATGGACGCGGCGCTGGCGGGCGCGGCGGCGCAGCCGGTCCGTTCGCGTATCCGCATCGTCGAAGATGCGCAGGTCGCTGCCCAGGCCTGCACGGTCGAAACGCCGTCGGGACGTATCGATGCGAGCCTCGACTTGCAGATCGACGCATTGCGCCAGGCGATCCGCCGCGAACCGTTGAAGGGAGCCGCGCGATGA
- the sctC gene encoding type III secretion system outer membrane ring subunit SctC, producing MGRRAVPLRFDAKRDRKRAQNALAMLTVIALLSVTMFTALSQPARAAELRWRNRPFTIVANGRKIADFIRELASSQGVTAVVDPKVDGTISGRFSGTPQQTLDTICATYGLTWYYDGSFLYVDPAGQSQSQVIPIPPNSAGEIGRALQTMQITDKRFQLVINDRANSIYVSGPRRYIELVRQAVSTVGNPASNGQLADVRAFRLRYGWASDFTINRSGKEVVIPGVATMLKRLYGKGGSRQNLMPTNATLGAAARQMKLGSGVTIAVPRIEFPDIAGGPAGYGGYGATGASPDSQLPFSTGSSGSSDTLPQIEADPAINAVLVRDLPENMYRYQSLINELDVRPRIVEINVTIIDIDENSLDSLGIDWRLHTTHGDVQIGNGANPLNGNTQYNGTGNPPLTFGVGTTETGQTGTFLPTGIALTASIGGSLRDYLLTRVNALAQTGKAELHSKPKVLALDNTEAILENLTQFYVQVQGFQDSSLYSVTTGTSIKVTPMIVDDAAVQAAAAHAPNAESVMMSIDIQDGNVVPGQSVSNVPVIQQRNIVTKTMIDEGKSLLIAGFNNDQVQLNQSGVPWLKDIPLIGNLFKYTDKTGEHMERFYLLTPRVVSNASMYAPDGAPINPNLGSAPDANGLTMYRPPDNDVAVPLTPKPLPGTRYGPPLPPPAPQDAASQPAVTQTQGTQDHAYDHP from the coding sequence ATGGGCCGACGTGCCGTTCCCCTTCGATTCGATGCAAAGCGCGACCGAAAACGCGCGCAGAACGCGCTCGCGATGCTGACCGTGATCGCGCTGCTGTCCGTCACGATGTTCACCGCGCTGTCGCAGCCCGCGCGCGCAGCCGAACTGCGCTGGCGCAACCGGCCGTTCACGATCGTCGCGAACGGCCGCAAGATCGCGGACTTCATTCGCGAACTGGCTTCGTCGCAGGGCGTGACGGCCGTGGTCGATCCGAAAGTGGACGGCACGATCAGCGGCCGCTTTTCCGGCACGCCGCAACAGACACTCGATACGATCTGCGCGACCTATGGCCTCACGTGGTACTACGACGGCTCGTTTCTCTATGTCGATCCCGCCGGTCAGTCGCAAAGCCAGGTTATTCCGATTCCGCCGAACTCGGCGGGTGAGATCGGCCGCGCGCTGCAGACCATGCAGATCACCGACAAGCGCTTTCAGCTCGTCATCAACGACCGCGCCAACAGCATCTATGTGTCGGGCCCGCGCCGCTATATCGAACTCGTGCGGCAGGCGGTCAGCACGGTCGGCAATCCGGCATCGAACGGGCAGCTTGCCGATGTGCGCGCGTTCCGCCTCAGGTACGGCTGGGCGTCGGACTTCACGATCAACCGCTCGGGCAAGGAAGTCGTGATTCCCGGCGTCGCGACGATGCTCAAGCGGCTGTACGGCAAAGGCGGCTCGCGGCAGAACCTGATGCCGACCAACGCGACGCTCGGCGCCGCCGCGCGGCAGATGAAGCTCGGCTCGGGCGTGACGATCGCGGTGCCGCGCATCGAGTTTCCCGACATTGCAGGCGGCCCAGCGGGCTACGGCGGATACGGCGCGACAGGCGCTTCTCCCGACAGCCAGTTGCCGTTCTCGACCGGCTCGTCGGGCAGCAGCGATACGCTGCCGCAGATCGAAGCCGATCCCGCCATCAACGCGGTGCTCGTGCGCGATCTGCCGGAGAACATGTACCGCTACCAGTCGCTGATCAACGAACTCGACGTGCGTCCGCGCATCGTCGAAATCAATGTGACGATCATCGATATCGACGAGAACTCGCTGGACAGCCTCGGTATCGACTGGCGTCTGCACACGACGCACGGCGACGTGCAGATCGGCAACGGCGCCAATCCGCTCAATGGGAACACGCAATACAACGGCACGGGCAATCCGCCCCTCACGTTCGGCGTGGGCACGACGGAGACGGGGCAGACGGGCACCTTCCTGCCGACGGGCATTGCGCTGACGGCGTCGATCGGCGGCTCGCTGCGCGACTATCTGCTGACGCGCGTGAATGCGCTCGCGCAGACGGGCAAGGCCGAACTGCATTCGAAGCCGAAAGTGCTCGCGCTCGACAACACGGAAGCGATCCTCGAAAACCTTACCCAGTTCTACGTGCAGGTGCAGGGCTTCCAGGACTCGTCGCTGTATAGCGTGACGACGGGCACGAGCATCAAGGTCACGCCGATGATCGTCGACGATGCCGCTGTGCAGGCGGCCGCCGCTCACGCGCCGAACGCGGAAAGCGTGATGATGTCGATCGACATTCAGGACGGCAACGTCGTGCCGGGACAATCGGTGTCGAACGTGCCCGTGATCCAGCAGCGCAACATCGTCACGAAGACGATGATCGACGAAGGCAAGAGCCTGCTGATTGCGGGCTTCAACAACGATCAGGTGCAGCTGAACCAGAGCGGCGTGCCGTGGCTGAAGGACATTCCGCTGATCGGCAATCTCTTCAAGTACACCGACAAGACGGGCGAGCATATGGAGCGCTTCTATCTGCTCACGCCGCGCGTGGTCAGCAATGCGTCGATGTACGCGCCCGATGGCGCGCCCATCAATCCGAACCTCGGCAGCGCGCCCGACGCGAACGGCCTGACGATGTACCGTCCGCCCGACAACGACGTCGCCGTGCCGCTCACGCCGAAGCCGCTGCCGGGCACGCGCTATGGGCCTCCGCTGCCGCCGCCCGCGCCGCAAGACGCGGCGTCGCAGCCCGCCGTGACGCAAACGCAGGGAACGCAGGATCATGCCTACGACCACCCTTGA